One genomic window of Diospyros lotus cultivar Yz01 chromosome 8, ASM1463336v1, whole genome shotgun sequence includes the following:
- the LOC127808743 gene encoding uncharacterized protein LOC127808743 codes for MRTLAVSLAYMIYDLGCCLFDNNAKLDNSIHHMVCIIGIGAGLAYEKCGSEMVAELWITEISSPFLHLREMLKELGYKDSDLNLAADISFAVIFTVARMVGGPYLAYVTISANNPLLIKAMALGLQLVSAF; via the exons ATGCGAACATTAGCAGTGAGCCTAGCTTATATGATTTATGATCTGGGCTGTTGCCTATTTGACAACAATGCCAAGCTTGACAATTCAATCCACCATATGGtctgcattattggaattggtGCAGGGCTTGCCTATGAAAAg TGTGGGTCAGAGATGGTTGCGGAACTATGGATCACAGAGATCTCCAGCCCATTCCTCCACTTGAGGGAGATGCTCAAGGAGCTTGGTTACAAGGACAGTGATCTCAACTTGGCGGCTGAT ATTTCATTTGCAGTCATTTTCACAGTTGCAAGGATGGTGGGTGGACCATATCTCGCATATGTGACAATATCTGCTAATAACCCACTTCTCATAAAG GCAATGGCACTGGGGTTGCAGCTGGTGAGTGCTTTCTAG